The Mucilaginibacter sp. PAMB04168 genome contains the following window.
TTAATGGTGCATTAAAGATTGCTGTAGCATTACCGAAATAGGTAATTAAGGCTTTAGCCGATGCAGGACCTATGCCCTTAATAAATGATAAGGCTAATTGGTGTTTAAGTGACATAACTATTTGCCCTAAAGTACACACTTGCCTTCATTCCAACCAACAATAAATAATTATACCTAATAATCAGACTGTTACACATTAAAACTATTTAAATAGTTTGCAAACTATAGTTATAGTAGTATATTTGACTATCCGAACTATAAAAACAGTTTGCAAACTATTCGCATAGTTTACCCAAACTACAGAAATAGTTATTTATTTGGAGCGAAAAAATCATGAAAGAATTAACTAAAGCAGAGGAGCAGGTAATGCAGATTTTATGGCAGTTGAAAGAAGCCATAGTAAAACAGATATTAGACAAAATGCCCGATGACCCAAAGCCGGCCTACAACACTGTAAGTACCGTAGTACGGGTGTTGGAAAGCAAAGGCTTTGTTGACCACAAGGCGTATGGCAACTCGCACGTCTACTTCCCTATCGTGAGCGAAGAAGAGTACAAGAAATTTGCTTTCGATAAGGTTATCAAAAGCTATTTTAACAACTCGTACAAAACCTTGGTATCCTACCTCGTAAAGGAGCAAAAGCTAAACTTGAGCGAATTGGCAGAGTTGATTTTACTGGCCGAACGCAGCCGCAATAAAGACAAATGATGATGAGCTGGCTACAATACCTTTTGGAAGCAAACTTATACCTTGCGGTGGCTTACGGATGCTATTGGTTACTATTCCGCAAACAAACGTTTTACACCGCCAACCGGGTTTACCTGCTGCTAAGCACCGTAATTTGCTTTGTAATGCCAGTGGTACAGTTAGGCACGCCCGGGCGGTCACATCGGGCTTTGCAACCGCAGCAAACAATAACCATAATTAGCCAATCTACACATTTGGTTAGTAAGCAACCGACTATAGAGCCGCTTATAACGCGAAATAAAGCCGCTACAGCGCTTTACACAACTGGAGCGATACTAGCATTCACTTTATTCGTCTTAAAGCTTTACAGCCTTTTTAAATTGATTTTTAAAAACACCCGAATCAAGCATAAAGGCTACACATTAATTTGCCTTAATAACAGCCCTGCTCCATTCTCGTTTCTTGGCTACTTGTTTGTTGAATGTAATCGACAAGTAGAAGATGCCGTTTTACAGCACGAACTGGTGCATATCCGGCAAAAACATAGTTGGGATATCCTATTCACCGAACTGGTTAAAATCATCAGTTGGTTTAACCCACTCGTGTACTTGCTGCAAAACAGCCTGAAAGCTCTCCATGAGTTTGAGGCTGATAGCAAAGCGTCGGGCGCTGAGCAAAAGGACGAGTATGTCAATTTCCTGATCGCTCAAGCCTATCAAACCAGTGGCGTACCGTTTGCCAATCATTTCTCAAACCAGCAACTTTTAAAATCAAGAATAATGAAGCTCTATCAAAAAAGATCAGGTAAGTTAGCCAGGCTAAACTACCTTGTGGCCATACCGCTCTGCGCCGGCCTGCTCTGTGCTTCTACCTTAGCCTTTAGCAAAGATTATGGTTGGATTAAGCTTAATCTTAAAACACAGAAAGTTAGTGAACTAATGCAAAAAACCTCTAGTGACACATCAGCAAAAAAATTAAGATTAAAGGTAACTAGTGGAGGCGTGACAGGAATTACGGACAAATTGGAAATTAAAGGCAAGCCAGGCCAAACCTTTATTTATACTGCTAAAACATTAGTTGAGGAGGACAAGAAATTATTACTAAAAAATTATGGAATAAGGGTTGAAATAACCAGCGCATTAGCAACCACTACAAGTATTGTTTCACCGCCCACGCCCCCTACAGCATCACGGCAGCCTAAAAAACCAGCTGTAGTAGCTATCACTCCACGGGTAATGGAAGAGGTTAAAGGCTTGCCGCCGCCACCAGATGTAAAACCGGTTAAAAACAAATCGGAAAAAGCTATGCAGCCAGGCACCTTATCATCTGCTATTAACGACAGTAAGGGAAGGCTGATTTCTGCATTACCCGGACTTAAACACTTTGTAGGTAATGTGTTTTTAGGGTCGTCGCCAGAAATGCAGTTCGACAACATGACAGACGAATACTTAATAAGGCCTCAAAAGGTTTACATACAGGTGAATAACCCTAAAATGGAAAATATCGAACCCAACAAGCCTATCGTATTTGGCGACAACCCTATTTATCTTATTGATGGCAAAATATATACGGTAGATGAGTTAGAAAGACGGTCAGCTAGCATTAGCACGAAGAACAAAACAGGCAGACTGCTACATGCCGAAAAGGTAATTTATCACAAACCTAATAATCCGGATGATATAGCCAAATACGGCTCCATTGCCAAAGATGGCATAGAAGAATTTGTCGGCATAATTTCGTCAAACTTGTAGCCACCCCTTCACATAAATCACCTGCTTAGTCTCGAAGAACTCTTCCTCAAAGTAGTTCTTCAGGAAGTATTGCTGAACGGCTAAACCCGACTCGGCAATTTCCTGTTTCAGGTCTCCACCTTTCAAATATAAAATTCCGTTAGCCAGCTGATTGTCAGACTGCTTGATGAATTTGTTTTTTACCCAAGGATAAAAATCCTTCAACTGCGTTACTGCTCTTGATATCACGAAGTTCACCTTACCGGGCACTTGCTCAGCACGGCTATGCGAAGCTTTTACGTTTTGCAAACCCAAGGCGCTAGCTACCTCCTGCACCACTTTAATCTTTTTGCCAATACTATCAACCAAATGAAAGCTGGTTTGCGGAAACATAATAGCCAACGGTATACCCGGAAATCCGCCTCCGGTACCAACGTCTAACACTTGCTCGCCAGGCAAAAAGCGCATTACCTTGGCTATCCCCAATGAATGCAGCACATGCCGCTCGTATAGCAAGTCCAAATCCTTGCGGGAGATAACGTTGATCTGCTCATTCCAGTAGCTATACAACTGGGCCAGTTGGCCGTATTGCGCCTGTTGTAGTTCGGTTAATTCAGGAAAATATTTAAGTATTAGTCCGGCGTCCATTTATCTGTCTATGCGGTTGATGATGTTACCAAGCAAGTACTTGGCGCGGAACAATTGGGCCTTAACTGTACCCAAGGGTAAGTCCAGTTGCTGTGCAATCTCTTCGTAAGATAACTCGTCGAAATACCTTAGGGTTAACAAGTTACGATATCTTGGCGGCAAGCTCTCGATCAGTAGCTTTATCTCTGCTGATTGTTGCTTCTTAATAGAGGTCTCCTCAGGATTTAATGTATCCGACTTTATTTGCAGTGGTCGGTCATCCTCCTCGTCCATCATGTTGTTAATGGATACAGTATTTAACTTCTTTTTACGCAAAAAGTCGATACAGTTATTAGTTGCCACCCTGAACAACCAGGTACTGAATGCATACTCCGGTTGATACTTGTCCAACTTTTCAAAAGCTTTCGCAAACGTTTCCACCGTTATATCCATTGCATCTTCCCTATTGTTCACCATTTTAAGCGACATAAAGTAGATCGAATCCTTATAGCGCTGCATCAGATCAGCATAAGCTTTCTGGTTGCCTTCTTTGGCTTTCATTACAAGTTGAAAGTCGTTTTTGGCGTTCTCAGTAAAATTGGCATTTACTTCCATTGGGTGGTTTTTATAAAGGTTCCTATTAGGCCAAATACATTCAGGTATAAGTAGTACAATAAATCAAAGAAGGGAAGAAACCATATTAAGTCCTTCCCTGTCAATTTATTAGCCGATTTTTTATAAATAATAACTTGAGTTATCAAGCGCACAAAATATGCTGCAGCAATTACCATGGGCTGCATATGGTAATGCAAGCATAAACCTAACGTTACATAAAATAAAAACCCTGCCATAGCGTCGAGGCTCAGCATACGCCGGTGTTTATTTTTATATAAACCGCCCACACCCATGTGTCGCTTCTTTTGGCGATAATAGGCTTGAAGAGTTTCCTTGGCATCGGTATAAACAAAGGAATCGGCGTGTAGTTCAACGGCCGTATTATCTGGAGTGGCATTACGGTTTACAAACAAATCATCATCACCAGCCAGTATATGGAGGTGCGAGGCAAAACCCTTTGTACGAAAAAACAATGATTTAGTATAAGCCAGATTACGACCAATACCCATGTACGCGTTGCGGCCTAAAGCGGCTGAAAAGTAGTTAATACCTGTTTTTAGAGTTTCGAACCGGGTAAAAGCGTTTATAAAGCCACCTGCTTTTACATAAGGCGAATAGCCTAGCACAATCTCTGTTGCACCGGTAAAATTAGCTGCCATATGGGCAATCCAGTTAACGGAAGCCGGTTGACAGTCGGCATCAGTGAATAGCAAGTGCTCGTAGGTAGCAGCTTTAATACCCATGGTTAAGGCGAATTTTTTTCCGGTTTTAAAACGCGGATGCTCTGTAACAGTAACCATTTTAAGATGCGGATAGTTTTCACTCATATTCAGTAAAATATGATGTGAATCATCAACTGAACAGTCATTTACAACCACAACTTCGAAGGTTGGATATTGCTGCCCTAAAATTGCAGGCAAATATTTAACTAGATTTTGGGCCTCATTACGTGCGCTGATGATAACCGAAACTGGCAGTTGCACAGCCGACAAATCCTGCTCGGGCAAACGATAAACAGCCAGGCGACATTGCTGTATCAGCAAAAACCCCATTTGCACCACAAAGCAAAACAGGAATAGATAAAATAAAACTTCGGGTATATATTGTTCCAAATTTTAACCAACTAAAATAAAGGGCAAATTTGTTAAATTTAAGCGACTTATAGGGCAAATACTTCAAATTAACCTGTAGCTAACCTCTGCTTTAAACACACCACTTATTCCTCTTTGATTTCGGCTAAATCCTTCTGTAAGGGCACTTAAACGGCTTTTTGGCTTAGGTTTATTTATTTAGTAATTTTGTCAACTTACAATGAAATTTAATTTAACTGCTCAAGATAAATTTTCAAAGGCTCGGGCCGGCGAAATAACTACAGACCATGGCGTTATACAAACGCCCATTTTTATGCCCGTTGGTACCGCCGGAACCGTTAAAGCGGTCCATCAGCGCGAACTGAAGAATGATATTGAAGCGCAAATTATACTGGGAAATACCTATCATCTTTATTTGCGCCCCGGGTTAGGCACACTTGAACAGGCCGGCGGCCTGCACAAATTTAACGGCTGGGATAAGCCCATTTTAACAGACAGTGGTGGCTATCAGGTATATTCGCTGAGTCAGGCACGTAAAATTAAGGAGGAAGGTGTTACATTTCGGTCGCATATTGATGGCTCGAAGCATTTGTTTACGCCAGAATCGGCCATGGACATACAGCGCGTTATTGGTGCAGACATAATTATGGCTTTTGATGAATGCACACCCTACCCTTGCGAATACGGCTACGCACGCCGGTCCATAGAAATGACGCACCGGTGGCTTAAACGCTGCTGCGACCGGTTTGATAGCACTGAGCCTAAGTACGGCTATAGCCAAACACTCTTTCCTATTGTGCAGGGATCTGTTTACAAAGATCTTCGGGTAAAATCAGCCGAGGTAATTGCCAGCTTTGAGCGTGAAGGTAATGCTATAGGCGGCCTTTCGGTTGGAGAACCCGCCGAGGAGATGTACGCGATGACGGAACTGGTATGCAATATACTGCCCGAAAGCAAACCCCGTTACCTTATGGGCGTGGGCACGCCTGCTAACATACTGGAGAACATTGCCTTAGGCGTTGATATGTTTGACTGTGTAATGCCCACCCGTAATGCCCGGCACGGATTGCTGTTTACCAGCAACGGCATCCTCAATATGCGTAACGAGAAATGGAAGAACGATTTTTCGCCGATTGACGAGAATAGCGACCTATGGGTAGACCGCGAGCACTCTAAAGCTTATTTAAGACACTTAATAACCTCCGGCGAGATGCTGGGTGCACAAATAGCAAGCTTACACAACCTGCATTTTTACCTGTGGCTGGTAACGCAAGCTCGCGAAAAGATAATAAGTGGAGAGTTTTACAGTTGGAAGAATAGCATGGTTAAACAATTAGCCCAACGCCTCTGATGTTTAAATTCTTAGATAACTACATCAAGATCATCGACTGGTACATCATTAAGAAGTATCTGGGCACCTTTGTGTTCACGCTGTCGCTGTTTTTGGTAATAATCGTGGTGTTCGATGTATCTGAACACCTGGATGATTTTTTGAAGAGCAAAGCCCCCCTGAGCGCTATTGTTTTTCAGTACTATGGGGGTTACCTACCCTATTACGCCAACATTTTGCTGCCGCTTATCAATTTCCTGGCGGTGATATTTTTTACGGCCAAAATGGCCAACCAAACTGAGATTGTGCCCATATTAAGCGGCAAGACGAGTTTTAACCGCTTTTTAAGACCTTACTTCATCGCGTCGGGTGTTATTTTCGTCTTCTTTTTTATTGGTAACGTTTACCTGATCCCGTTAACCAATCAGTTAAGCGTAAAATTCGCTGACACTTATACCAACGAATCGGATCCAACCAAAAAAGAGATGCACATGCAACTGGACGACCGCACCTTCGTTTATCTCCAATCGTACGATAATGCGGTAAAAGCGGGTTATAATTTCATGCTCGAAAAATTTGACGGTGATGTTTTGAAGGAAAGGCTAACTGCTCAGAGAATTAGTTACGACTCATTGAAACACACCTGGTCGATACAAGATTTCAAAGTACGATATGTAAACGGCCTAAAGGAGCAAATGATAGAAGGCTCACGGAAAGACACACTGCTAGATATGAAGCCAACAGACTTTGAGGCAAACACCGATATCAACACCAACATATACAGGGCTATATCTACCCCCGACCTAAGCAAGCAGATTGAAAAAGAAAAAATAAGGGGCACAGGCAGGTTAATTGAACTGCAGTTGGAGAAGTACAGGCGTTTTATTTATCCGTTTTCTGCTTTTGTGCTTACGCTCATCGGCGTTTCCATATCATCACGTAAAGTGCGCGGGGGGATAGGCCTGCCCTTGGGAGTAGGCATACTGCTGTGCTTTTTATACATCGTAGTAGACCGCTTCGCGAACGTATTTTCACTCAAAGCCGGCTTAGCTCCTATCATTGCCGTTTTTATTCCCAATGTACTGTTTGGCCTTACCGGTTTATACATGTTACAAAAAGCGCCTAAATAAGCGCTAAAAAAATATTGTTCTTATGCCCAAACTTACAGCGCCCAATACCGAATTGAATAAGAACTTACTTATTCTGCACTTTACTGTATTTATATGGGGCTTTACCGGCATACTGGGCAAACTAATAACTATTACGGCGGTAAACCTGGTTTGGTACCGGGTTCTCATTGCATTTTGTACACTTTTCCTTTACTTCAAATTTAATAAGCAGGCGCTTAAAGTAAATCGCAAAACGTTCCTGAAATTGTTTTTCACAGGCGCTTTGGTAGGCGGGCACTGGATACTTTTCTTCCAGGCCATTAAGGTTTCTACCGTATCGGTAACGTTGGTTTGCCTGTCATCGCTTACCTTGTTTACCGCTGTGTTTGAGCCGCTTATTAAACGAAAGCCTGTATCCAAACTGGAGATCTTTTCAGGATTGCTCATTATTACCGGCATAGTACTCATTTTTAAATTCGAGTCTCAGTATACTTTAGGAATTTTTTTAGGGCTGCTTTGCGCTGCTGCCGCTAGTCTATTTTCGATAATTAACTCAAATGAGGTAAAAAGCCACCACCCTGCCATCATTGCTTTTTACGAGCTTATAGGCGCTTTCTTTTGGATTACACTGTTTATGCTGTTAACCAATGGCATGACTGATTTACACATTCCTAAGGCCAATGATATTGGCTACCTGGTTATATTGGGAACCATTTGCACTTCACTGGCCTACGTGGCAGGCGTATCCGTTATGCGCGAGTTATCCGCCTTCAAAGTAGCACTTATAACCAACCTGGAACCCGTGTACGGCATTATTATGGCCTTCATGTTTTTTGGAGATTTGCATACTATGAGCTTAGGTTTTTGGATAGGTGCGGCTATTATATTATCTACCATTTTTCTTTTCCCGGTTGTACAGAAGCAAGCATCACGACTTAAAAACCGAAGAGCTGGCACACCGGCATAATCATCAACGATACACTAAGAAATTTTCCTGGCTATTATAAAAAGCAACAACTTCACTGCTAAGTATGTCCTTTTAGCCAGACTGTCCTAAGCAATCACATTCCACCGTTTGTTTGGCGTATTAATGTCGCCTGACTTCTTGCCGACGAAAAGCATGTGACTTCAAGTTGCTCTCCGGTTATCCAAAACTTGCTGATCGTTACCAGACACCTCCATACTTTTTTAGCGTACAAGTTCTTCTAAGCATTTAGATTCAATAATCTAGGCGGCTCGCCTTTCTTAAATTATGAACCAAAGCCTAAGTTGGGCACTCACCTCTAAAACTCATTTTAAAGACCTGCATTGAAGTTTAGCTTTTTTTAGCTACACAGGAACACCATCATTAAAATAATTGAGCAGATGTAAAATCCATTTTTTGCTTAGTGTATAGATTTAGAAATGGCCATCTTATAAAATTCTTCAAATTTATCTAATAAAAGACTGAACACGTCCAGTAATTCACTTTACAAAAATTCTATTATATATTGATTATCAATTAATTATAAAAATCATATAAACATAAAAAACATACCATTACACCATTTAGAAAATGGTCTTACTAACAAAATTAGCAATTGACGTTTTCTAGCGTCATGATACCTACTTTAAGAATTGTATATCAAATATTTAATACAAATCATATAAACTAATTTTACTACAACGTTTGTTGATAAGCCAATTTAGGTTAGTGTAATTAACAAAAAGTTGAGGTACGATAGTTTTTGTTAGGAGTAGTGTTAGTTTCAGTAAAATGTATATTACCCTATTTAATCCTTTGTAAATTATTACATCCATTTTTGTTAACCCTAAGTCTTTTGCAAGAGTTGGCGTAAGCTTAAATTTGGATAGTATAGCGTTAGCTGAAGAAGGGTTTGCCGAAAATTTTGCATATTAGGCCACACAACCTTTAAAGAATCATGAGCTTTAGAACCACCTTGGCTATCATAATAACTGTCTTCCTCACGGTTACTATTATGCAAAATACAGAGGAAACAGAATTTGTAATTCTGTTTGTACCGGTAACCTTACCTAAGCTGGTAATGCTAACAGCTATATCTGCAAGTGCCTTTATTTTGGGTATACTGGTTAGTCGGCCTCGGCAGAAAAAGGTGGTAAGACGATACGAAGATGACCAGGAAAATGACACTGATGACGAGCATCCCAGAAGGCGTCCCGATACACTAAGTGACGAGGATAGAGAATACATTAGCTAAGCACCTTGGTGCTTAGCTAATGTTAAAAACATTGGATTTTTATATACTTATGGAATAGAGGAAATTCCAGATCAGGCGTTAACTGCGCAAATCTCTCTGATCTTGCTCACGGCAAAATCTACTTCTTCGCGGGTATTGTATTTGGAGAAAGAGAAGCGAACAGCAGGGCGATTGGGATTAGCGCCTATACCATTTAAAACGTGTGAACCAATATTAGTACCGGAGCTACACGCGCTACCACCCGATGCAGAGACGCCGGCAATGTCCAGACTAAATAAAAGCATATCGGCCATTTCCATCTCCGGGAAAGAAACGTTAAGAACCGTATACAGGCTCTTATCCGGATCAGTCTCTCCATTAAAGTGTATACCCGGAATTTGCTGTAACTGCTCCATCATATAGCTTTTTAGGCCTTGTATGTATGACTGATGATGAGCCATCTCGCTATAAGCCATTTCTAAGGCTTTAGCGAGACCCACAATGCCGTACACATTCTCGGTTCCCCCGCGCATATTTCGTTCCTGAGAACCGCCGTAAATCATCGGGTTTATCTTCACTTTATGATTTATGTACAAAAAGCCAGTACCTTTTGGCCCATGAAGCTTGTGCGCAGCGCAAACCATGAAGTGAACTTTTAACTTGCTCAGATCATGCGCATAGTGCCCAACCGTTTGCACAGTATCACTATGAAACAATGCATTGTACTGCTCGCAAAGAGCACCGATACGCTCTAAATCATTAAGCGTACCCAGCTCGTTATTGGCATGCATAAGCGAAACAAAACTGCGCTCGTTATCCTTCAGTAATTGCTCCAGATGCTCGTAGTTAACATGTCCTTTATCATCTATATCTACGAAGCTTAGCTTAATAGCACCTGTTTTTTCCAGTGCTTCAAGCGTGTGTACTACCGCATGGTGCTCGATACGACTGGTAATAGCATGCCTTAAGCCATGATCAATGATACCGCAACGAATTGCTGTATTATCAGCCTCGGTACCGCCCGACGTGAAAAAAATTTCGGCCGGTGACGTGTGCAGCAAATTAGCGATGGTTTTACGGGCCTTTTCCACTATGGAACGAGCCTCGCGACCATGAGCATGGATGGACGACGGGTTACCATATTGGCTTTCCATCACCTGCACCATCTGCTTCATTACTTCGGGATCAATTGGCGTAGTAGCTGCGTTATCGAGATAAATTCGCATGTTTAAGTGATTATTTAAGTACCTGTTGGGTTAATAATCGATTTATTTGAAACCAATCAACCACTAACACATCAGTTACCTATTGTATATTCAAAATTCCTTTTATGTCAGCTATAATCTTATGTGCTAAATTATTAGCAGCGGCTTCATCTTCGGCCTCCGAGTAGATGCGGATAATGGGCTCGGTATTCGACTTACGCAGGTGTACCCATTGCTTATCGAACTCTATCTTTAAGCCGTCAATAGTACTGTGGGGTTGCGACATGTACATCTCTTCCACCTTTACCAATAGCCCATCTATGTCCATACCTGCTGTTAGCTCTATTTTATTTTTAGAAATAAAGTAGCTAGGATAGCTGGCACGTAATACAGATACCGGTTTGCCAAATTTGGCAAGGTGCGTTAAAAATAAGGCAATACCAACCAGGGCGTCGCGGCCATAATGTGTATCCGGATAGATGACGCCACCGTTACCTTCACCGCCTATCACAGCGTTTACCTCTTTCATTTTAGTAACCACATTCACTTCACCAACAGCGGCAGCATGGTACTCTCCTCCCGCCCGCTCGGTTACATCGCGCAGGGCACGGGTTGATGATAGGTTAGATACTGTATTGCCTTTAACGTGCTGCAATAGATAATCGGCAACTGCAACCAGGGTATACTCCTCGCCAAACATCTTACCATCTTCACAAACAAAGCAAAGGCGGTCAACGTCAGGGTCAACAGCTATGCCCAAATTAGCCTGATTAGTCAATACCTGCGCAGATAACTCAGTCAGGTTTTCAGGAAGTGGCTCGGGGTTATGCGGGAAATTACCGGTTGGATCACAATACAGTTGATGAACGGTTTTAACACCTAAAGCCTCCAATAATGCAGGTACATAAATGCCGCCTGTAGAATTTACCGCATCTACCACAACCTTAAAATTAGCAGCCGCTATTGCTTCTTTGTCTACCAAAGGCAGTGACAATATTTGGTCTATATGCTTTTGCAGGTAACTATTATCGATAGCTACCTTACCCAAATCATCTACAGATGCATAATCAAATGCGCTGTTCTCCGCCATTTCCAGCACCTCTTTACCGTCAGTATCTGTGATAAACTCACCGGTACTGTTTAGCAATTTCAGGGCATTCCATTGCTTAGGGTTATGGCTGGCTGTTAAAATAATACCACCTGCAGCCCGTTCGGCGGGTACGGCAATCTCAACCGTAGGTGTTGT
Protein-coding sequences here:
- a CDS encoding BlaI/MecI/CopY family transcriptional regulator, translating into MKELTKAEEQVMQILWQLKEAIVKQILDKMPDDPKPAYNTVSTVVRVLESKGFVDHKAYGNSHVYFPIVSEEEYKKFAFDKVIKSYFNNSYKTLVSYLVKEQKLNLSELAELILLAERSRNKDK
- a CDS encoding M56 family metallopeptidase, coding for MEANLYLAVAYGCYWLLFRKQTFYTANRVYLLLSTVICFVMPVVQLGTPGRSHRALQPQQTITIISQSTHLVSKQPTIEPLITRNKAATALYTTGAILAFTLFVLKLYSLFKLIFKNTRIKHKGYTLICLNNSPAPFSFLGYLFVECNRQVEDAVLQHELVHIRQKHSWDILFTELVKIISWFNPLVYLLQNSLKALHEFEADSKASGAEQKDEYVNFLIAQAYQTSGVPFANHFSNQQLLKSRIMKLYQKRSGKLARLNYLVAIPLCAGLLCASTLAFSKDYGWIKLNLKTQKVSELMQKTSSDTSAKKLRLKVTSGGVTGITDKLEIKGKPGQTFIYTAKTLVEEDKKLLLKNYGIRVEITSALATTTSIVSPPTPPTASRQPKKPAVVAITPRVMEEVKGLPPPPDVKPVKNKSEKAMQPGTLSSAINDSKGRLISALPGLKHFVGNVFLGSSPEMQFDNMTDEYLIRPQKVYIQVNNPKMENIEPNKPIVFGDNPIYLIDGKIYTVDELERRSASISTKNKTGRLLHAEKVIYHKPNNPDDIAKYGSIAKDGIEEFVGIISSNL
- the rsmG gene encoding 16S rRNA (guanine(527)-N(7))-methyltransferase RsmG, whose product is MDAGLILKYFPELTELQQAQYGQLAQLYSYWNEQINVISRKDLDLLYERHVLHSLGIAKVMRFLPGEQVLDVGTGGGFPGIPLAIMFPQTSFHLVDSIGKKIKVVQEVASALGLQNVKASHSRAEQVPGKVNFVISRAVTQLKDFYPWVKNKFIKQSDNQLANGILYLKGGDLKQEIAESGLAVQQYFLKNYFEEEFFETKQVIYVKGWLQV
- a CDS encoding sigma-70 family RNA polymerase sigma factor; the protein is MEVNANFTENAKNDFQLVMKAKEGNQKAYADLMQRYKDSIYFMSLKMVNNREDAMDITVETFAKAFEKLDKYQPEYAFSTWLFRVATNNCIDFLRKKKLNTVSINNMMDEEDDRPLQIKSDTLNPEETSIKKQQSAEIKLLIESLPPRYRNLLTLRYFDELSYEEIAQQLDLPLGTVKAQLFRAKYLLGNIINRIDR
- a CDS encoding glycosyltransferase; this encodes MEQYIPEVLFYLFLFCFVVQMGFLLIQQCRLAVYRLPEQDLSAVQLPVSVIISARNEAQNLVKYLPAILGQQYPTFEVVVVNDCSVDDSHHILLNMSENYPHLKMVTVTEHPRFKTGKKFALTMGIKAATYEHLLFTDADCQPASVNWIAHMAANFTGATEIVLGYSPYVKAGGFINAFTRFETLKTGINYFSAALGRNAYMGIGRNLAYTKSLFFRTKGFASHLHILAGDDDLFVNRNATPDNTAVELHADSFVYTDAKETLQAYYRQKKRHMGVGGLYKNKHRRMLSLDAMAGFLFYVTLGLCLHYHMQPMVIAAAYFVRLITQVIIYKKSANKLTGKDLIWFLPFFDLLYYLYLNVFGLIGTFIKTTQWK
- the tgt gene encoding tRNA guanosine(34) transglycosylase Tgt codes for the protein MKFNLTAQDKFSKARAGEITTDHGVIQTPIFMPVGTAGTVKAVHQRELKNDIEAQIILGNTYHLYLRPGLGTLEQAGGLHKFNGWDKPILTDSGGYQVYSLSQARKIKEEGVTFRSHIDGSKHLFTPESAMDIQRVIGADIIMAFDECTPYPCEYGYARRSIEMTHRWLKRCCDRFDSTEPKYGYSQTLFPIVQGSVYKDLRVKSAEVIASFEREGNAIGGLSVGEPAEEMYAMTELVCNILPESKPRYLMGVGTPANILENIALGVDMFDCVMPTRNARHGLLFTSNGILNMRNEKWKNDFSPIDENSDLWVDREHSKAYLRHLITSGEMLGAQIASLHNLHFYLWLVTQAREKIISGEFYSWKNSMVKQLAQRL
- a CDS encoding LptF/LptG family permease encodes the protein MFKFLDNYIKIIDWYIIKKYLGTFVFTLSLFLVIIVVFDVSEHLDDFLKSKAPLSAIVFQYYGGYLPYYANILLPLINFLAVIFFTAKMANQTEIVPILSGKTSFNRFLRPYFIASGVIFVFFFIGNVYLIPLTNQLSVKFADTYTNESDPTKKEMHMQLDDRTFVYLQSYDNAVKAGYNFMLEKFDGDVLKERLTAQRISYDSLKHTWSIQDFKVRYVNGLKEQMIEGSRKDTLLDMKPTDFEANTDINTNIYRAISTPDLSKQIEKEKIRGTGRLIELQLEKYRRFIYPFSAFVLTLIGVSISSRKVRGGIGLPLGVGILLCFLYIVVDRFANVFSLKAGLAPIIAVFIPNVLFGLTGLYMLQKAPK
- a CDS encoding EamA family transporter, encoding MPKLTAPNTELNKNLLILHFTVFIWGFTGILGKLITITAVNLVWYRVLIAFCTLFLYFKFNKQALKVNRKTFLKLFFTGALVGGHWILFFQAIKVSTVSVTLVCLSSLTLFTAVFEPLIKRKPVSKLEIFSGLLIITGIVLIFKFESQYTLGIFLGLLCAAAASLFSIINSNEVKSHHPAIIAFYELIGAFFWITLFMLLTNGMTDLHIPKANDIGYLVILGTICTSLAYVAGVSVMRELSAFKVALITNLEPVYGIIMAFMFFGDLHTMSLGFWIGAAIILSTIFLFPVVQKQASRLKNRRAGTPA
- a CDS encoding cysteine desulfurase family protein; protein product: MRIYLDNAATTPIDPEVMKQMVQVMESQYGNPSSIHAHGREARSIVEKARKTIANLLHTSPAEIFFTSGGTEADNTAIRCGIIDHGLRHAITSRIEHHAVVHTLEALEKTGAIKLSFVDIDDKGHVNYEHLEQLLKDNERSFVSLMHANNELGTLNDLERIGALCEQYNALFHSDTVQTVGHYAHDLSKLKVHFMVCAAHKLHGPKGTGFLYINHKVKINPMIYGGSQERNMRGGTENVYGIVGLAKALEMAYSEMAHHQSYIQGLKSYMMEQLQQIPGIHFNGETDPDKSLYTVLNVSFPEMEMADMLLFSLDIAGVSASGGSACSSGTNIGSHVLNGIGANPNRPAVRFSFSKYNTREEVDFAVSKIREICAVNA
- the glmM gene encoding phosphoglucosamine mutase translates to MTLIKSISGIRGTIGGSAGDGLTPLDVVKFTSAFGAWALKKTGIRKIVVGRDARLSGTMVNNLVIGTLQGLGIDVIDLGLSTTPTVEIAVPAERAAGGIILTASHNPKQWNALKLLNSTGEFITDTDGKEVLEMAENSAFDYASVDDLGKVAIDNSYLQKHIDQILSLPLVDKEAIAAANFKVVVDAVNSTGGIYVPALLEALGVKTVHQLYCDPTGNFPHNPEPLPENLTELSAQVLTNQANLGIAVDPDVDRLCFVCEDGKMFGEEYTLVAVADYLLQHVKGNTVSNLSSTRALRDVTERAGGEYHAAAVGEVNVVTKMKEVNAVIGGEGNGGVIYPDTHYGRDALVGIALFLTHLAKFGKPVSVLRASYPSYFISKNKIELTAGMDIDGLLVKVEEMYMSQPHSTIDGLKIEFDKQWVHLRKSNTEPIIRIYSEAEDEAAANNLAHKIIADIKGILNIQ